Genomic segment of Yoonia sp. R2331:
TGGGCGCATCTGCGCCCTTGCGCAGAACCTGCACCCCGGCAACATCGCCAGTATTGTCAGAAATCGTGGTATCCCGCGCTGCGAACCCGGCAAAGACATGCGGCTTCCAGATCGCATCCTGCGCGCGATTATGCACAAAACGCTGCCCGGCCCATTCCCGATCGGGCCGATGGTGCGGGGTTGGCAAGGTCATGTCGTGATCAATTTCGGTGATATGCTCTGCCGGGACGCCAATTTCGATCACTTCGATACCGTCAGAGGCCTCAAGCACCCGGTGGCGGATTTCGGGCGGCTGGATAAAGCAATCCCCCGCATGCAGTCGGATCGGATCGCCCTGGTCTTCATAAACAACGTCGACCCATCCCGCGATGCAAAATATCAGCTGAAAACCGACCCGATGGAAATGCACCATGTCCGGCACGGGCCCACCGTCAGGAATGCGGATATGGCTGGCAATGATCGACCCGCCAAGGCGGTCAGGGATCAGGTCGCGATATTGCATCCCCGCCCGGCCAATAACCCACGGAGCCTGATCCGTCAGACGTCGCACAACAAAGGCATGTTGCGTTTCAGGCAAGTCCAAGGGCGGGTTCAGCGCCGTGATCGTCACCTCAGTGCCGCCGGGTGCAGTCAGCACTTCTGGCGAACGCCCATCCGTCGCCAGCACCAATTTCCCTGCCGGACCTGCCCCCCGCTCCAACTGCACACGCAGGCCATGGCCGCTGAATACCGCTGTCATGGGATCATCAGCGGGATAGATCATATCCATCCGCAGGCCCAATTCGCGCCCAAAGAACCCGATGTCACCCATCAGGTCCGTTGTGGGCAACACAACACGGGCACGAATTTCATCAGATTGCGTCATGGCGACATCGTGCGGCGCGGTTTGAGGATTTGCAAGTCGGCCCGCTCAGGGGTTATAGCTGACCCTAGGACCACCGCCACCGAGGCAAGTGGTTTAATATTAAACAATTCGGTGGACTGCGCCCATGACGAAATCTGACAACGATGCACTTCGCAAGGCGGCGCTGGACTATCACCGCTTTCCAAAGCCCGGAAAACTGGAAATTCGCGCAACCAAACCCTTGGCAAACGGGCGTGATCTGGCCCGCGCCTACTCACCCGGCGTGGCCGAGGCCTGTCTGGAAATCAAAGCTGATCCCAACAGCGCGCGCGACTATACCTCGCGCGGGAACCTCGTGGCCGTCGTCACCAATGGCACAGCAGTACTGGGCCTTGGCAATATCGGCGGGCTCGCCTCCAAACCTGTGATGGAAGGCAAGGCCGTCCTGTTCAAGAAATTCGCCAATATCGACTGTTTCGACATCGAACTGGACGAACCTGACCCACACAAGCTCGCCGATATCGTTTGCGCATTGGAACCGACGTTCGGGGCCATCAACCTTGAAGACATCAAAGCCCCCGATTGCTTTATCGTGGAAGAAGCCTGCCGCGCGCGGATGAATATCCCTGTGTTCCACGACGACCAGCATGGCACGGCGATTGTGGTTGGCGCTGCTGCCACCAACGCCCTGCGCGTGGCTGGGAAGTCCTTTGAAGACATCAAGATCGTCAGCACCGGCGGCGGGGCTGCGGGCATCGCCTGCCTGAACATGCTGCTGACCCTTGGGGTGAAGCGCGAAAACGTCTGGCTCTGCGATATCGAAGGGCTGGTCTACGAAGGGCGAGAGGCGGATATGACCCCGCAAAAGGCCGCTTATGCCCAAGGCACCACGCCCGCGACGCTGGATGATGTCATTGGTGGCGCGGACCTGTTCCTTGGCCTTTCCGGCCCCGGCGTCCTTAAGCCCGACATGGTCGCCAAGATGGCAGAGACGCCAATCATCTTTGCGCTTGCCAACCCGAACCCCGAGATTGATCCAGCAGACGCCCGTGCCGTGAACCCGAATGCTATCATCGCCACCGGCCGCAGCGATTTCCCCAATCAGGTCAACAACGTCCTGTGTTTTCCTTTCATCTTTCGCGGCGCGCTTGATGTGGGCGCCACCGACATCAATGACGAGATGAAGGTCGCTTGCGTCGAAGGTATCGCCGC
This window contains:
- a CDS encoding cupin domain-containing protein; translation: MTQSDEIRARVVLPTTDLMGDIGFFGRELGLRMDMIYPADDPMTAVFSGHGLRVQLERGAGPAGKLVLATDGRSPEVLTAPGGTEVTITALNPPLDLPETQHAFVVRRLTDQAPWVIGRAGMQYRDLIPDRLGGSIIASHIRIPDGGPVPDMVHFHRVGFQLIFCIAGWVDVVYEDQGDPIRLHAGDCFIQPPEIRHRVLEASDGIEVIEIGVPAEHITEIDHDMTLPTPHHRPDREWAGQRFVHNRAQDAIWKPHVFAGFAARDTTISDNTGDVAGVQVLRKGADAPTWVAHDADIYFCFVMQGTMTLEGEGKDPFALQTGDAFVVPPGMAVRYASQSDDITLLEVTLPGKFAASSPRVRS